Proteins co-encoded in one Lates calcarifer isolate ASB-BC8 linkage group LG17, TLL_Latcal_v3, whole genome shotgun sequence genomic window:
- the brdt gene encoding bromodomain testis-specific protein isoform X1, translating to MSDIKACPTVSGNPPPPEVINPKRLGCVTNQLQYLEKVVIKALWRHHFSWPFRQPVDAVALRLPDYYTIITNPMDLGTIKKRLQNKYYSQALECIQDFNTMFTNCYVYNRPGDDIVFMAQTLEKLFLQKVSQMPKEECQITEITTKEPVKVRKTNAGSLKQRSLVSEVVLQQTVTVIPPDVPQFTPPMQLSAQIDATIKKGFKRKANPTTSTTSAITSSEASPADEHSAPCALLYRRGSGRPIKPPKKDLPAFEGKKARLSEPLRYCSDILKEMLSKRHYAYAWPFYTPVDAVALGLHDYHDVIAQPMDLSTIRKKMDQRDYANAKEFAADVRLMFSNCYKYNPPSHEVVYMARKLQDIFEARYLKVPQEPEVCSIPRQRAIMGKGDRIGSLSTSASSESESSSEADSSSEEVAMQLANLEERLKAVSDQLKRLSQDPLMKPKKKDKLKKEKRSKEKDIAWLKSKSSKYKTIVEKNINSKGSTLHSNRHSIHTMPMECEDDVPSIPMTYQEKKQLKLDIDKLPGDKLGKLVNIIHARESCLRDSTLEEIEVDFEMLKPSTLRALQRFVAICLRRCSKNISKKKIIKQDKAGELKDSKRPTVDSKEQHFTKKKKAVEKFMASPDLSCPSRLSDSSSSSSSSCSSDSSSSSSPSSDSSCNSSSHSSTSDSSDSESVPKTKKQKSKESCHKIKTKSKVTSAARSKQISETKDLTKAMVKTCQPPPAPQSSVAETNGHPTHRTTDQTCDELTISPPDLSALLSPMASPGVLLDWAAARFEQGPVLSPLTESPLQSKDETTSNFRYTEDVLDSHLTNVPYTNPASKTAEEEKPQIPRKDIILKNAESWARLVRQSLTPTAVKSSKESFQHFRKAAIEKEEREKALKKRQFEENRESEAPEKSSLAEQNPQPVKEDPDSPENTCTDVTFDALKDDEQQKAKSPKEPQPLSVDKEREVARKKEQERRRREAMSGIDMTMQRDIMTSFELNLD from the exons ATGTCTGACATAAAAGCCTGTCCCACAGTGAGTGGAAATCCTCCTCCACCGGAGGTCATAAATCCCAAGAGACTTGGATGTGTAACCAATCAGCTACAGTATCTGGAGAAGGTGGTGATCAAAGCTTTATGGAGGCATCACTTTTCTTGGCCCTTTCGCCAGCCTGTTGATGCAGTAGCACTGCGTCTCCCT gATTATTATACAATTATTACAAATCCTATGGATCTGGGCACTATTAAGAAGCGTCTTCAGAACAAGTATTACTCTCAAGCACTTGAATGTATACAAGACTTCAACACCATGTTTACAAACTGCTATGTGTACAATCGG CCTGGAGATGACATTGTTTTTATGGCACAGACCCTGGAGAAGCTTTTTTTGCAAAAGGTATCCCAAATGCCGAAGGAAGAGTGCCAAATTACAGAAATCACTACAAAGGAACcagtgaaagtgagaaagacCAATGCAG GTTCATTAAAGCAGAGATCCCTTGTGTCGGAAGTTGTTCTTCAACAGACGGTGACAGTCATCCCCCCTGATGTGCCTCAGTTCACCCCACCCATGCAACTCTCTGCACAAATTGATGCAACA attaaaaaaggttttaagaGGAAAGCAAATCCCACAACCTCTACCACCTCAGCAATCACCAGCAGTGAGGCATCCCCTGCTGATGAGCATTCAGCACCTTGTGCATTACTCTACAGGAGAGGCAGCGGCAGGCCCATCAAACCTCCTAAGAAAGACTTGCCTGCCTTTGAGGGCAAGAAGGCCAGACTGTCTGAGCCACTCAGGTACTGCAGTGATATCCTGAAGGAGATGCTCTCAAAGAGGCACTATGCATATGCATGGCCCTTTTATACCCCTGTTGATGCAGTTGCTTTGGGTTTGCACGACTATCATGACGTCATCGCGCAGCCTATGGACCTGAGCACCATCAGG aaAAAAATGGATCAACGAGACTATGCAAATGCAAAAGAATTTGCTGCTGATGTACGACTGATGTTCTCCAACTGTTACAAATACAACCCACCTTCGCATGAGGTGGTCTACATGGCAAGGAAACTCCAg GACATTTTTGAGGCTCGTTACCTGAAGGTTCCCCAAGAACCAGAGGTTTGCTCCATACCTCGTCAGCGAGCCATCATGGGAAAAGGAGACAGAATTGGCAGTCTGTCAACCTCAGCAAGTTCTGAAAGTGAAAGTTCCTCTGAGGCCGACAGTTCATCAGAAGAGGTGGCCATGCAGCTGGCCAACCTAGAGGAGCGG TTAAAAGCTGTCAGTGATCAGCTGAAGAGACTTAGCCAAGACCCCCTGatgaaaccaaagaaaaaagacaagttgaaaaaggaaaaaagatcTAAAGAAAAGGATATTGCTTGGCTAAAATCCAAATCTTCAAAGTACAAAACCAttgtagaaaaaaacatcaacagcaaGGGCTCTACTTT GCACAGCAACAGACACAGTATTCACACCATGCCAATGGAATGTGAGGATGATGTCCCATCAATACCAATGACTTACCAGGAGAAGAAGCAGTTGAAATTGGACATTGACAAGCTGCCTGGTGACAAACTGGGCAAGTTGGTGAACATCATCCATGCCAGGGAGTCTTGTCTGCGTGATTCCACTCTAGAGGAGATTGAGGTTGACTTTGAGATGCTCAAGCCTTCCACACTGAGAGCCCTGCAGAGGTTTGTTGCAATATGTCTGAGGAGATGCAGCAAGAACATTAGCA agaaaaagatTATAAAGCAAGATAAAGCTGGAGAGCTAAAGGATTCTAAAAGACCTACAGTTGACAGTAAAGAGCAGCACTTcactaagaaaaaaaaggcagtag AAAAATTTATGGCATCTCCTGACCTCAGCTGTCCATCACGCCTCAgtgatagcagcagcagcagcagctcctcatgCAGCTctgatagcagcagcagctcgtcACCCAgctctgacagcagctgcaATAGTAGTAGTCATTCTAGCACTTCTGATAGCAGTGACTCTGAATCAG tgccaaaaacaaagaagcagaaaagCAAAGAATCTTGCCACAAGATTAAGACAAAG TCAAAGGTCACAAGTGCTGCTCGTAGTAAGCAGATATCAGAGACAAAAGATTTGACAAAAGCCATGGTGAAGACTTGTCAGCCTCCCCCTGCTCCGCAGTCCTCTGTAGCAGAAACTAATGGCCACCCAACACATCGTACTACAGACCAGACCTGTGATGAGCTGACTATATCACCTCCAG ATTTGTCTGCTCTTTTGTCCCCTATGGCATCTCCAGGAGTTCTGCTGGACTGGGCTGCTGCTAGATTTGAG CAGGGCCCAGTGCTGTCCCCTCTGACAGAGAGCCCACTGCAATCCAAAGATGAGACAACGTCCA ATTTCAGATACACAGAGGATGTCCTTGACAGTCACTTGACTAATGTGCCTTACACCAACCCAGCAAGTAAAActgctgaagaggaaaaacCCCAAATTCCCAGAAAG GACATTATTCTGAAAAATGCTGAGTCATGGGCGAGACTGGTGAGACAGTCACTCACTCCAACTGCAGTCAAATCCTCAAAGGAGAGCTTCCAGCATTTCCGTAAGGCTGCCATAGAAAAGGAGGAACGTGAAAAAGCTCTTAAGAAGAGACAGTTTGAAGAAAATAGGGAGAGCGAGGCTCCTGAAAAGAGCAG CCTGGCAGAACAAAACCCACAACCTGTTAAAGAGGATCCTGATTCACCAGAGAACACTTGCACAGACGTTACCTTTGATGCTCTCAAAGATGATGAGCAACAAAAGGCAAAGTCTCCCAAGGAACCACAGCCTCTGTCAGtagataaagaaagagaggtggCCCGCAAAAAGGAACAAGAGCGTCGCAGGCGAGAGGCT aTGTCTGGTATTGACATGACTATGCAGCGGGACATCATGACTTCATTTGAGCTCAACCTGGACTAA